The genomic interval CTGACCTCCGCCGACTCCTCGTACATCACCGGCCAGCCGTTCGTGATCGACGGCGGCTGGCTGGCCGGCGTCTCCGTCATCTGACTGGCCATCAGGTATTGACCCTGTCTGCGCCCGGTGCCACAGTCGGCGGCAGATCAGGAATCTGACGGAGTGTCAGAAACAGGAGTGTCAGAGACAGACTGGGGACGGTGAACCTCCTTGGAATTCGGGCTCTTTGTACAGGGATACGTGGGCAAGCGCGCCGAGACCGACCCGCTGGCCGAGCACAAGGCGCTGATGGAGGAGACCGAGTACGTCATCCAGGCGGACCGGTCCGGCTTCAAGTACGCCTGGGCGTCCGAGCACCACTTCCTGGAGGAGTACTCGCACCTCTCCGCCAACGACGTCTTCCTCGGCTACCTGGCGCACGCCACCGACCGCATCCACCTCGGCTCCGGGATCTTCAACCCGCTCGCCCAGGTCAACCACCCCGTGAAGGTCGCCGAGAAGGTCGCCATGCTCGACCATCTCACCGAGAACCGCTTCGAGTTCGGCAGCGGTCGCGGGGCCGGGTCGCACGAGATCCTCGGGTTCATACCCGGGGTGACCGACATGAACTACACCAAGGAGATCTGGGAAGAGACCATCGCCGAGTTCCCCAAGATGTGGCTCCAGGACGAGTACGTGGGCTTCCAGGGCAAGCACTGGCAGCTGCCGCCCCGCAAGATCCTGCCGAAGCCGTACGGCAAGTCGCACCCCGCGATGTGGTACGCCGCCGGGTCGCCGCCGTCGTACGCCATGGCGGCGAAGAAGGGGCTCGGGGTGCTCGGCTTCAGCGTGCAGAAGGTCTCCGACATGGAGTGGGTGCTGGAGCAGTACAAGACGGCCGTCGTGAACGCCGAGCCGATCGGCGACTTCGTCAACGACAACGTGATGGTGACGACCACGGCGATCTGCGCGCCGACGCACGCCGAGGCGATCGAGATCGCCGTGAACGGGGACCTGCACTACCTGCCGTCCCTGGTGTTCCGCTACCACGACACCTTCCCGCGGCCCGAGGGATTCCCCGTGTGGCCGGAGACGCTGCCCGAGTACACCGCGGAGTTCGTCGAACTCCTCATCGAGGAGGAGCTGTTGATCTGCGGAGACCCGGACGAGGTGGTCCGGCAGTGCAAGCGCTGGGAGCAGGCCGGGGCGGACCAGCTGAGCTTCGGACTGCCGGTGGGGGTGCCGAAGGAGGAGACCCTCCAGACGATCCGGCTCATCGGGGAGCACGTGATTCCGAAGATCGACACGGATCCGGTGCATCGGACGACCCGGTTCCGCGAATCCGTATGAGGGGGTTCGGCGCCATGCTCGACCACGTCATCAAAGGCGCGACCGTCGTCGACGGGACCGGTGCGCCGGCCTTCACCGCCGACGTCGGTATCCGGGACGGTCGTATCGCCGTGATCGGCCGCGGTGTCACCGAAGAGGCCCGGACCAGCGAGGACGCCACCGGGCTCGTCCTCGCCCCCGGGTTCGTCGACCCCCACACCCACTACGACGCCCAGCTGTTCTGGGACCCCTACGCGACCCCCTCCCTCAACCACGGGGTCACCACGGTCGCCGCCGGGAACTGCGGCTTCACGCTGGCGCCCCTGAACCCTTCGCGGCCCGGGGACGCCGACTACACCCGCCGCATGATGTCCAAGGTCGAGGGGATGTCACTGGTCGCGCTGGAGGAGGGGGCGCCCTGGAGCTGGAGTTCCTTCGGGGAGTACCTGGACGCACTCGAAGGCCGTATCGCGGTCAACGCCGGTTTCATGGTGGGGCACTGCGCACTGCGGCGGTACGTGATGGGGCCGGACGCCGTCGGCGGACAGCCGTCCGAGGAGCAACTCGCTTCCATGCTGCGGTTGTTCCACGAGGCCATGGACGCCGGCGCCTGGGGTTTCTCCACCACCCAGTCGTCCACGCACTCCGACGGCGACGGAAAGCCCGTCGCCTCCCGGCACGCCCTGCCCGCCGAACTCCTCGCGCTCTCACGGGCCGTCGGAGAACACGAGGGGACGCAGATCGAGGCGATCGTCGCCGGGTGTCTCGACCAGTTCAGCGACGCCGAGATCGACCTGTTCGTGGAGATGAGCGCGGCGGCCGGGCGGCCGCTGAACTGGAATGTGCTGACCATCGACTCGGCCGTCCCGGAGCGGGTGCCGAGGCAGCTGTTCGCGAGCGAGCAGGCGAGGAAGGCGGGCGGCCGGGTCGTCGCCCTCACCATGCCGATCCTCACCCCGATGAACATGTCCCTGGGCACCTTCTGCGCGCTGAACCTGATCCCCGGCTGGGGCCCGGTGCTCGCGCTGCCCGTCCCCGAGCGGATCGAGAAACTGCGCGACCCGGACGTACAGAAGGAACTGCTGCGGCAGTCCCAGTCCAAGGAGGCCGGGGTCTTCCGGCGGCTGACCAACTTCGGGCGGTACGTCATCGGGGACACCTACAGCGACGCCAACCGCGGGCTCGGCGGGCGGGTCGTGGAGGACATCGCGGCCGAGCGCGGGCAGGAGCCGTTCGCCGCGCTCGTCGAGATCTGCGCGGCCGACTCCTTGCGTACGGTCCTGTGGCCCATGCCCACCGACAACGACCCGGCGTCCTGGGCGATGCGTGCCGAGGCCTGGCAGCACGAGGACGTACTGCTCGGCGGGTCCGACGCGGGGGCCCACCTGGACCGGATGTGCGGGGCGCCGTACACGACCCGCTTCCTCGGGGACTGTCTGCGCGGGCGCAAACTCACGTCGCTGGAACAGGCCGTGAAGATGCTCACCGACGACCCGGCCCAGCTGTTCGGGCTGCGGGAGCGCGGACGGATCGCGGAGGGCTTCCATGCGGACCTCGTGCTCTTCGACCCGGAACGGATCGCCGCGGGCACGGCCACCCTGGTGCACGACCTGCCGGGCGACAGTCCGCGGCTCGACTCCAAGGCGATCGGGGTACGGGCCGTGTGGGTCAACGGAGTCGAGGCGATCCGGGACGACGCGGTGAGCGGGGCCGTGCCCGGCAGGGTGCTGCGGTCGGGCCGGGACACGCGGACGGTGAGCACCAGGTGAGCGGGGCGGACGCCGAGAAGGGCGGGGTGGGTTCCCGGGAGGGGGAGTTGGGCGGGGTGCGGGCCGGTTCGGAGGGCGGGGCCACGGATGGCCTGCCGGCCGGGTCCTCGGCCGTCTCCACGGATGGCCCGTCGGCCGGGTCCTCAAGGGGGCCCTCGACAGCGCCCTCGGGCAGGTCCTCGGTCGGGTCCGTGGGCGGGCCCTCCGCCGGTCCCTCGGCCGGGCCCTCCGCCGGGTCCCTCGACGTGCAGCGGCTGTTCGTCGGGGGTGAGTGGGTGGTGCCGGACGGTGGGCACTACGCGGTGGTCGATCCGGCCACCGAGGAGACCGTCGGGTGGGCTCCGGAGGCCTCGCGGGATCAGGTGCACGCCGCCTGCGCCGCGGCCCGCGAGGCCTTCGGGGCGTGGTCGCGTACACCGGCCGGGGAGCGGGCGGCGATCCTCGCCCGCGCCGGCGACCTCATCCGCGCCCGCCTCCTGCCGTACGCCGAACTCGCCCAGGCCGAGACCGGTGCCACCACCGCCACCGCACGCGCGATGCAGGTCGGCGTCGCCGCCGCCCGCTTCCGGCGGTACGCGCAGGTCGAGCCCGCCGAGTGGGCGATCCCGCCGCAGGTCAACGAGGCCGGCCCGATGGGGAGGGCCGCGGTGATGGGCGCGCTGGCCGTGCGGCAGCCCGTCGGGGTCGTCACCTGCATCACCTCGTACAACAACCCGTGGGCCAACCCCGCAGGGAAGATCGCCCCGGCGCTCGCCATGGGCAACACGGTCGTGGTGAAGCCCGCCCCCCAGGACCCCCTCTCCGTGTACCGGATGGCGGAGGCGCTGGAGGCCGCAGGTGTGCCGTGCGGGGTCGTGAACGTGGTCAGCGGGCGCGCGGTGGAGGTCGGCGAGGCCGCCGTCGACTCGCCCGACGTCGACATGGTCAGCTTCACCGGCTCCACGGCGGTCGGACAGCGCATCGGCGAGGTGTGCGGGCGGTCCATGAAACGGCAGTTGATGGAGCTGGGCGGAAAGGGAGCGGCGGTCGTCTTCGAGGACGCGGATCTCGGCTCGGCCGTGGCCGGCATCGGGACCACCTTCTCCTTCTACAGCGGACAGATCTGCACGGCGCCGACGCGGGTGCTGGCGCAGCGCGGGATCTACGACCGGCTCGTCGAACAACTGGCCGCATACGCAGCCCGGTTGAGGGTCGGCGACCCGCGGGCGTCCGGAACGGCCGTCGGCCCGGTGATCTCGGCCGCGCACCGGGAGCGAGTGGAGTCGTACGTCGAACTCGGCCGCAAGGAAGGTGCCGCGGTGGTCGCGGGCGGTGAACGACCCTCTCCTGAACGCGGGTTCTTCGTCGCCCCGACCCTCCTCGCCGACTGCCACCGCGACATGGGGGTCGTGCGCGAGGAGATCTTCGGCCCGGTCGTGACCGTGACCCCCTTCGACGACGAGGAGGAGGGCATCGCCCTCGCCAACGACAGCGACTACGGCCTGATCGACTACGTCTGGTCGGCGGACGTCGCCCGCGCCTTCCGCGTGGCACGGCGGCTGCGGGCCGGGGGAGTGGGGGTCAACACGGTCGGCCGGAACATGGAGGCGCCGTTCGGGGGCTTCCGCAGGAGCGGTGTCGGCCGGGACTGCGGGTCGTACGCGCTGCACGCCTACAGCGAGGTGCAGTCGATCGTCTGGCCGGGGTGAGCCGGCTCCGGGAGCGCGTGTTCGGCCAACTGGCCGGTAACCCTCGGGCGGGCCCGTAGAGTCCCGGACCGGGGGCGGCGACAGAGATGTCGCTGTACTGAAGACCAGTCAAGAACCCTTCCGGAGAACCGACTTGAAGCTCACCAAGCGCCTCGTCCTGACCACCGTGGCCCTCGCCGCCGCGACCGCCTTCCTGGGGACGGCCGCCGGTAACGCGGCCCCCGCAGACGCCGCACTGAGGCCCGTGAAGGCCCCCGCCGCGCTCAAGGTGCCCGACGGCAACAAGCTGACCGGCGTGTACCCCGCCCGGGGCGTGCAGACCTACACCTGCACCGACGGGGCCTGGAAGCTCCTGGAGCCCGCCGCCACCCTCTCCGACAAGCGAGGCCGCACCGTCGCCCTGCACTCCCGTGGCCCCGTCTGGGTCTCCACGGTGGACGGCAGCGCGGTGAACGCCACGGCGATCGCCAACTCCCCCAAG from Streptomyces sp. CC0208 carries:
- a CDS encoding LLM class flavin-dependent oxidoreductase, with amino-acid sequence MEFGLFVQGYVGKRAETDPLAEHKALMEETEYVIQADRSGFKYAWASEHHFLEEYSHLSANDVFLGYLAHATDRIHLGSGIFNPLAQVNHPVKVAEKVAMLDHLTENRFEFGSGRGAGSHEILGFIPGVTDMNYTKEIWEETIAEFPKMWLQDEYVGFQGKHWQLPPRKILPKPYGKSHPAMWYAAGSPPSYAMAAKKGLGVLGFSVQKVSDMEWVLEQYKTAVVNAEPIGDFVNDNVMVTTTAICAPTHAEAIEIAVNGDLHYLPSLVFRYHDTFPRPEGFPVWPETLPEYTAEFVELLIEEELLICGDPDEVVRQCKRWEQAGADQLSFGLPVGVPKEETLQTIRLIGEHVIPKIDTDPVHRTTRFRESV
- a CDS encoding D-aminoacylase, producing MLDHVIKGATVVDGTGAPAFTADVGIRDGRIAVIGRGVTEEARTSEDATGLVLAPGFVDPHTHYDAQLFWDPYATPSLNHGVTTVAAGNCGFTLAPLNPSRPGDADYTRRMMSKVEGMSLVALEEGAPWSWSSFGEYLDALEGRIAVNAGFMVGHCALRRYVMGPDAVGGQPSEEQLASMLRLFHEAMDAGAWGFSTTQSSTHSDGDGKPVASRHALPAELLALSRAVGEHEGTQIEAIVAGCLDQFSDAEIDLFVEMSAAAGRPLNWNVLTIDSAVPERVPRQLFASEQARKAGGRVVALTMPILTPMNMSLGTFCALNLIPGWGPVLALPVPERIEKLRDPDVQKELLRQSQSKEAGVFRRLTNFGRYVIGDTYSDANRGLGGRVVEDIAAERGQEPFAALVEICAADSLRTVLWPMPTDNDPASWAMRAEAWQHEDVLLGGSDAGAHLDRMCGAPYTTRFLGDCLRGRKLTSLEQAVKMLTDDPAQLFGLRERGRIAEGFHADLVLFDPERIAAGTATLVHDLPGDSPRLDSKAIGVRAVWVNGVEAIRDDAVSGAVPGRVLRSGRDTRTVSTR
- a CDS encoding aldehyde dehydrogenase family protein, whose protein sequence is MFVGGEWVVPDGGHYAVVDPATEETVGWAPEASRDQVHAACAAAREAFGAWSRTPAGERAAILARAGDLIRARLLPYAELAQAETGATTATARAMQVGVAAARFRRYAQVEPAEWAIPPQVNEAGPMGRAAVMGALAVRQPVGVVTCITSYNNPWANPAGKIAPALAMGNTVVVKPAPQDPLSVYRMAEALEAAGVPCGVVNVVSGRAVEVGEAAVDSPDVDMVSFTGSTAVGQRIGEVCGRSMKRQLMELGGKGAAVVFEDADLGSAVAGIGTTFSFYSGQICTAPTRVLAQRGIYDRLVEQLAAYAARLRVGDPRASGTAVGPVISAAHRERVESYVELGRKEGAAVVAGGERPSPERGFFVAPTLLADCHRDMGVVREEIFGPVVTVTPFDDEEEGIALANDSDYGLIDYVWSADVARAFRVARRLRAGGVGVNTVGRNMEAPFGGFRRSGVGRDCGSYALHAYSEVQSIVWPG
- a CDS encoding DUF3455 domain-containing protein → MKLTKRLVLTTVALAAATAFLGTAAGNAAPADAALRPVKAPAALKVPDGNKLTGVYPARGVQTYTCTDGAWKLLEPAATLSDKRGRTVALHSRGPVWVSTVDGSAVNATAIANSPKTGTIPELLLQATATRGTGVFGGVSYIQRLNTTGGVAPATACTGTDQVSVAYTATYAFYKPAK